Proteins encoded together in one Nostoc sp. PCC 7524 window:
- a CDS encoding photosystem II reaction center protein T: MESVAYILILTLAIGVLFFAIAFREPPRIQKKEEK; the protein is encoded by the coding sequence ATGGAAAGCGTTGCATACATTTTAATTTTGACCCTGGCAATTGGTGTTCTCTTCTTTGCGATCGCATTCCGCGAACCCCCTCGCATTCAGAAAAAAGAAGAAAAGTAG
- a CDS encoding HAD family hydrolase — protein MVTIQCKNVAFNNIQAIFFDKNGTLEDSEIYLRSLGQKAARLIDAQIPGIGEPLLMAFGINGDILDHAGLIAVASRRETEVAAAAYIAETGRGWFESLKIARQALDEAEKYVNTTPAPLFPGVLAVLQSLSVAGIKVGILSAATTAEVQDFVTRYQLSDYIQAQIGVDDGLSKPDPALFIHACEVLGVEPNSTLMVGDSVGDMQMARNAKAAGCIGITWVGKSDNVQGADVVINQLDEIQILGNC, from the coding sequence TTGGTAACTATTCAATGTAAGAATGTTGCTTTTAACAATATTCAGGCTATTTTCTTTGATAAGAATGGTACGTTAGAAGACTCAGAAATTTATTTGCGATCGCTAGGACAAAAAGCAGCTCGGTTAATAGATGCTCAAATTCCTGGTATTGGCGAACCATTGTTAATGGCATTTGGGATTAATGGCGATATCCTAGATCATGCTGGCTTAATCGCAGTAGCCAGCCGTCGAGAAACAGAAGTAGCCGCCGCCGCCTATATTGCTGAAACTGGTAGAGGATGGTTTGAATCTTTAAAAATCGCACGTCAAGCTTTAGATGAGGCAGAAAAATACGTTAACACAACTCCCGCGCCTTTATTTCCAGGAGTCTTAGCAGTTTTACAATCTCTTTCTGTAGCAGGAATTAAAGTTGGTATACTTTCCGCCGCCACAACAGCAGAAGTTCAAGACTTTGTAACACGATATCAACTAAGTGATTACATCCAAGCACAAATCGGTGTAGATGATGGACTAAGTAAACCAGATCCAGCCTTGTTTATACACGCTTGTGAGGTTTTGGGTGTAGAACCAAACTCTACATTAATGGTGGGTGATTCTGTAGGTGATATGCAAATGGCGCGAAATGCCAAAGCCGCAGGTTGTATTGGTATTACTTGGGTAGGTAAATCAGATAATGTCCAAGGTGCAGACGTGGTGATTAATCAGCTAGATGAAATACAAATTTTAGGAAATTGCTGA
- the psbB gene encoding photosystem II chlorophyll-binding protein CP47: protein MGLPWYRVHTVVLNDPGRLISVHLMHTALVAGWAGSMALYELAIYDPSDPVLNPMWRQGMFVLPFMSRLGVTQSWGGWSVTGAPAVDPGFWSFEGVAAAHIVLSGLLFLAAVWHWVYWDLELFRDPRTGEPALDLPKMFGIHLFLSGLLCFGFGAFHLTGLFGPGMWISDPFGVTGSVQPVAPEWGPAGFNPFNPGGVVAHHIAAGVVGIIAGLFHLTVRPPERLYKALRMGNIETVLSSSIAAVFFAAFVVAGTMWYGNATTPIELFGPTRYQWDQGYFHQEIERRVQSSLAQGASLSEAWSQIPEKLAFYDYVGNSPAKGGLFRTGPMVKGDGIAQSWQGHAVFTDAEGRELTVRRLPNFFETFPVILTDADGVVRADIPFRRAESKYSFEQTGVTVSFYGGDLDGKTFTDPADVKKYARKAQGGEIFEFDRETLNSDGVFRTSPRGWFTFGHAVFALLFFFGHIWHGARTIYRDVFAGVEADLEEQVEWGLFQKVGDKTTRRKEAL from the coding sequence ATGGGACTACCCTGGTACCGAGTACACACAGTCGTTCTGAATGACCCAGGGCGGCTGATTTCTGTACACTTGATGCACACAGCCCTGGTGGCAGGCTGGGCTGGTTCGATGGCACTATACGAACTAGCTATTTATGATCCCAGCGACCCAGTTCTTAACCCCATGTGGCGGCAAGGGATGTTCGTGCTACCCTTCATGTCACGGTTAGGCGTTACCCAGTCTTGGGGCGGTTGGAGCGTTACTGGCGCACCAGCAGTTGACCCTGGTTTCTGGTCATTTGAAGGCGTTGCCGCAGCTCACATCGTTCTTTCTGGTTTATTGTTCTTAGCTGCCGTTTGGCACTGGGTTTACTGGGACTTGGAACTCTTCAGAGACCCTCGCACTGGCGAACCTGCTCTAGACTTGCCAAAAATGTTTGGCATTCACCTGTTTTTATCTGGTTTACTCTGTTTCGGCTTTGGTGCTTTCCACTTAACCGGTCTGTTTGGCCCTGGTATGTGGATTTCTGATCCCTTTGGTGTTACTGGTAGCGTCCAGCCAGTCGCCCCAGAATGGGGGCCAGCTGGGTTTAACCCATTTAACCCAGGTGGTGTAGTGGCTCACCACATCGCCGCCGGTGTTGTTGGTATTATTGCTGGTTTATTCCACCTCACAGTTAGACCCCCCGAACGGCTCTACAAAGCCCTGCGGATGGGTAACATTGAAACCGTACTATCTAGCAGTATTGCGGCGGTATTCTTTGCTGCCTTCGTTGTTGCTGGCACAATGTGGTACGGTAACGCTACCACCCCCATCGAACTGTTTGGCCCTACCCGTTACCAATGGGATCAAGGCTACTTCCACCAAGAAATTGAGCGTCGCGTACAATCTAGTCTTGCTCAAGGTGCAAGCCTTTCCGAAGCTTGGTCACAAATCCCTGAAAAACTGGCTTTCTACGATTATGTCGGCAATAGCCCCGCTAAAGGTGGTTTATTCCGTACAGGGCCAATGGTGAAGGGTGATGGTATTGCCCAATCTTGGCAAGGTCACGCCGTATTCACAGATGCTGAAGGTAGAGAACTAACTGTACGTCGTCTACCCAACTTCTTTGAAACCTTCCCAGTTATCTTGACTGATGCTGATGGTGTTGTCCGTGCTGACATCCCCTTCCGTCGGGCAGAATCCAAGTATAGCTTTGAGCAAACTGGTGTAACTGTTAGCTTCTACGGTGGCGATTTGGATGGTAAGACCTTTACAGATCCAGCCGATGTGAAGAAATATGCTCGTAAAGCTCAAGGTGGCGAAATATTTGAATTCGACCGCGAAACCTTAAACTCTGACGGTGTATTCCGCACCTCCCCCAGAGGTTGGTTCACCTTCGGACACGCTGTATTTGCTTTATTATTCTTCTTTGGTCATATCTGGCATGGCGCTCGGACAATCTACCGAGACGTATTTGCTGGTGTAGAAGCCGACCTAGAAGAACAAGTAGAGTGGGGTCTATTCCAGAAAGTGGGTGACAAGACAACCCGCCGGAAAGAAGCCCTCTAA
- a CDS encoding 30S ribosomal protein S1, producing the protein MVNQNLTATEIGFTHEDFAALLDKYDYHFSPGDIVPGTVFSIEPRGALIDIGAKTAAYIPIQEMSINRVDAPEEVLQSNETREFFILTDENEDGQLTLSIRRIEYMRAWERVRQLQAEDATVRSGVFATNRGGALVRIEGLRGFIPGSHISTRKPKEELVGEELPLKFLEVDEERNRLVLSHRRALVERKMNRLEVGEVVIGTVRGIKPYGAFIDIGGVSGLLHISEISHEHIDTPHSVFNVNDEVKVMIIDLDAERGRISLSTKQLEPEPGDMIKNRDLVYDKAEEMAAKYREQMLAKQQGITLPTEEAPVAVEEEIPAATEAVAETEVEAVTEEEIPAAIEE; encoded by the coding sequence ATGGTCAATCAGAACTTAACCGCTACAGAAATAGGATTTACTCACGAAGATTTTGCCGCCCTACTTGATAAGTACGATTACCATTTCAGCCCCGGAGATATCGTACCAGGTACAGTTTTTAGTATAGAACCGCGTGGCGCTCTGATTGACATTGGTGCTAAAACAGCAGCATACATACCTATACAAGAAATGTCTATAAACCGGGTTGATGCCCCGGAAGAAGTTTTACAATCCAACGAAACCAGAGAATTTTTCATCCTGACTGATGAAAATGAAGATGGACAGCTAACTCTTTCCATCCGTCGTATTGAATATATGCGTGCTTGGGAGCGTGTAAGGCAGCTACAAGCGGAAGATGCTACCGTTCGCTCTGGTGTATTTGCTACCAACCGAGGTGGAGCATTAGTAAGAATTGAAGGATTGCGTGGCTTTATCCCCGGTTCTCATATCAGCACTCGTAAGCCTAAAGAAGAATTAGTTGGCGAAGAACTACCTTTAAAATTCCTAGAAGTAGATGAAGAACGTAACCGCCTAGTTCTATCCCACCGTCGGGCGTTAGTTGAGCGGAAGATGAACCGCTTAGAAGTAGGCGAAGTAGTAATTGGTACAGTTCGCGGCATCAAACCCTACGGTGCGTTTATTGATATTGGTGGTGTCAGTGGTTTGCTGCACATATCAGAAATTTCTCACGAGCATATTGATACACCCCACAGCGTATTCAATGTCAATGACGAAGTGAAAGTCATGATAATTGACTTGGATGCAGAAAGAGGTAGAATTTCTCTGTCTACCAAACAGTTAGAACCAGAACCCGGTGACATGATTAAAAACCGTGATTTGGTTTACGACAAAGCAGAAGAAATGGCTGCTAAGTATCGAGAACAAATGCTGGCTAAACAGCAAGGTATTACTTTACCAACAGAAGAAGCTCCAGTTGCAGTGGAGGAAGAAATTCCAGCAGCAACTGAAGCCGTAGCTGAGACTGAAGTTGAAGCAGTAACTGAAGAAGAAATCCCAGCAGCTATTGAAGAGTAA